A section of the Dehalobacter sp. DCM genome encodes:
- a CDS encoding ACT domain-containing protein: protein MKGIITVIGKDKVGIIYGVTKILAENNVNVEDISQTIMQDYFTMMMMVNLTEMNCDFSMLKEKLENFGKEISLSVKIQREEIFNYQHTI from the coding sequence GTGAAAGGAATTATAACGGTCATTGGTAAAGATAAGGTTGGAATCATTTATGGTGTAACAAAGATCCTAGCTGAGAATAATGTGAATGTTGAAGATATTAGCCAAACAATTATGCAAGACTACTTTACGATGATGATGATGGTTAATTTAACCGAAATGAATTGTGATTTCAGTATGCTTAAGGAGAAGTTAGAGAATTTTGGAAAAGAAATCAGCTTGTCGGTAAAAATCCAAAGGGAAGAAATATTTAATTACCAGCACACAATATAA
- a CDS encoding U32 family peptidase, whose translation MSQNDATAGKQPGSDIRKKIELLAPAGGFEALKAAVENGANAVYLGGKLFNARASAANFDMEEFQKALLYAHERHVKIYVTLNILAADSEFRELEDYVYALYTMGADALIVQDIGVAHMVKEVLPEMPLHASTQMTQNNSLGLKQLEKMGFSRVVLAREASAKEIEEIVQATNLDVEVFGHGALCFSYSGQCLMSSYIGGRSGNRGRCAQPCRMTYNLVNKKGIDLLEGQKLGDHLLSPRDLKLIDELEELQRIGVSSLKIEGRMKRPEYVATVIRIYRKALDALYEQNKPFKQGIDTQDKYELTQIFNRDFTTGFFKGYAGADMMSFSRPNNRGTMLGRITDIKSNRLSLKLDTRLNVGDGLEIWTKRGREGITVGEIYTAGGRTAPSAEPGETVRIEFPGSAKIGDRVFKTHDETLISKARISYQEGKETRKRPLRMRICAKIGEKLLLEVQDANTCVHLESQSVAQTAQNKPLTKEYLMKQLGRLGNTPFYLQELTLELEGELIIPVSEVNELRRLAVEKLLETARNKPTLTKKEFTNRVFAWDNALRTDFEHIVPSRNGVNKGILGTAIIDPKMAEPLLKAGADRIILGGEHWRTAPKITLSQLRETLDICHNKGKELVWRLPRIVNQQQSDGLFKVLKEIALWQKRPTMMAANLAEIEMITSLDPEWPWQTDFYFYVFNTPALHWARTAGSRGIALSTELSQEQLSALPKVPGMEMVVFGDMEMMISEFCLLGAVLNDGQGDSFKQCGEICQRSEYYLKDRMSYLFPLATDHACRMHIFNARTLNLVTELAKIADMGIRNIRLELLRATPIQAEKAVRIFKELWINAVSTKSIEKDKTEEAMKNLEALYPEGFTKGHFYRGVLS comes from the coding sequence ATGAGCCAAAACGATGCCACTGCAGGAAAACAACCCGGATCGGACATCAGGAAGAAAATTGAACTGCTGGCACCAGCCGGTGGGTTTGAGGCATTGAAAGCTGCTGTTGAAAACGGTGCAAATGCAGTCTATCTTGGAGGGAAGCTGTTCAATGCCCGGGCATCAGCGGCTAATTTTGATATGGAGGAATTCCAGAAGGCTTTGCTCTATGCGCATGAGCGCCATGTCAAGATTTACGTGACCTTGAATATCCTGGCAGCGGACAGTGAATTTAGGGAGCTTGAAGATTATGTTTATGCGCTTTATACGATGGGGGCGGATGCTCTGATCGTTCAGGATATCGGGGTTGCCCATATGGTTAAGGAAGTGCTGCCTGAAATGCCGCTGCACGCCAGCACGCAGATGACTCAAAATAACAGCCTTGGATTAAAGCAGCTGGAGAAAATGGGATTCTCCCGTGTCGTACTGGCAAGAGAAGCGTCAGCAAAGGAAATTGAAGAGATTGTACAAGCTACTAATTTGGATGTAGAGGTCTTTGGTCACGGCGCGTTATGTTTTTCTTATTCGGGACAATGCCTGATGTCAAGTTATATCGGTGGCCGCAGCGGCAACCGGGGACGATGCGCTCAACCCTGCCGGATGACCTATAATCTGGTCAATAAGAAAGGGATCGATCTCTTGGAAGGACAGAAGTTGGGAGACCATCTCCTCAGTCCGCGTGATCTGAAACTTATCGATGAACTGGAAGAACTTCAGCGGATTGGCGTCAGTTCACTTAAGATTGAGGGCCGAATGAAACGCCCTGAGTATGTAGCCACAGTCATCAGAATATATCGTAAGGCTTTAGATGCTCTTTACGAGCAAAATAAACCTTTTAAACAAGGTATCGATACGCAGGACAAATACGAACTGACACAGATATTTAATCGGGATTTTACAACTGGCTTTTTCAAAGGGTATGCGGGTGCTGATATGATGAGCTTCAGCCGCCCCAATAATCGAGGAACGATGCTGGGGAGAATCACCGATATCAAAAGCAATCGGCTGTCTTTGAAACTGGATACGCGCTTGAATGTCGGGGATGGATTGGAAATATGGACAAAACGCGGGCGGGAAGGTATTACTGTCGGAGAAATATATACAGCTGGCGGTAGAACTGCTCCATCTGCAGAGCCGGGAGAGACGGTGCGAATTGAATTTCCCGGATCGGCAAAGATCGGGGACAGAGTATTTAAAACTCACGACGAAACGCTCATTTCCAAAGCCAGAATCAGTTACCAGGAAGGAAAAGAAACGCGGAAACGGCCTCTAAGGATGAGGATATGCGCCAAGATCGGCGAGAAATTACTTCTTGAAGTTCAGGATGCTAATACGTGCGTTCATTTGGAGTCCCAATCAGTAGCTCAAACTGCACAAAACAAGCCGCTCACAAAAGAGTATTTGATGAAGCAGTTAGGCAGACTAGGTAATACGCCGTTCTATCTTCAGGAATTAACCTTGGAACTTGAAGGGGAACTCATAATCCCTGTCAGCGAGGTGAATGAACTTCGACGACTCGCTGTCGAAAAGCTATTGGAGACAGCACGAAACAAGCCAACTCTGACAAAAAAAGAATTTACGAATAGAGTCTTTGCCTGGGATAATGCGTTAAGAACCGATTTTGAGCATATAGTTCCCAGTCGTAACGGGGTTAATAAAGGGATACTCGGGACTGCCATTATCGATCCCAAAATGGCTGAACCACTTCTTAAAGCAGGTGCAGACAGAATCATTCTGGGCGGAGAACACTGGCGAACGGCTCCAAAAATAACCCTTTCTCAACTTCGAGAGACACTTGATATTTGTCATAATAAAGGAAAAGAGCTGGTGTGGCGCTTGCCGCGCATTGTGAATCAACAGCAAAGCGATGGTTTATTTAAGGTATTGAAGGAAATAGCTTTGTGGCAGAAGCGACCGACGATGATGGCAGCAAATCTTGCTGAAATCGAAATGATTACATCGCTTGATCCAGAGTGGCCGTGGCAAACTGACTTTTATTTCTACGTATTTAACACACCCGCACTGCATTGGGCTCGAACTGCCGGGTCTCGGGGAATAGCCCTGTCGACAGAGCTTAGTCAGGAGCAGCTGTCTGCTCTGCCAAAAGTACCGGGGATGGAGATGGTTGTATTCGGTGATATGGAGATGATGATCAGCGAATTCTGTCTGCTGGGAGCCGTTTTAAATGATGGGCAGGGTGATTCCTTTAAACAGTGCGGGGAAATATGCCAACGCTCAGAATACTATCTTAAAGATAGAATGTCATACCTTTTTCCGCTGGCAACTGACCACGCATGCCGGATGCATATTTTTAACGCAAGAACGTTGAACCTTGTTACAGAGTTAGCAAAAATTGCCGATATGGGCATACGGAATATTCGCTTGGAACTACTGCGCGCAACGCCAATACAGGCGGAAAAGGCAGTAAGAATTTTTAAAGAGCTATGGATAAATGCGGTTAGCACGAAATCCATAGAAAAAGATAAAACGGAAGAAGCGATGAAAAACCTCGAAGCTCTCTATCCGGAAGGTTTTACTAAAGGACATTTTTACAGAGGAGTGCTTAGTTAA
- the pheS gene encoding phenylalanine--tRNA ligase subunit alpha, whose protein sequence is MKEQLQKIKEETQEQLVKLASSEELQELKIRVFGKKGTLTSLQKQMGALSAEERPLMGQIINDVRSQLEKACEAKLKEFEKQELEIRLREERIDITLPGYCLSRGHQHPLSKVIEEIEDIFIGMGFSIVEGPEIETDYYNFEALNLPKDHPARDMQDTFFITEDILLRTQTSPVQVRTMEKLVPQLPVKIIAPGKVFRNDDDATHSPMFHQVEGLLVDKGVRMSDLKGILLYFSRQMFGESREIRLRPSFFPFTEPSAEVDVSCMLCGGTGCRLCKGTGWIEILGSGMVHPRVLEMGGYDPKEVTGFAFGMGVERIAMLKYGIEDMRLLYDNDIRFLSQF, encoded by the coding sequence ATGAAGGAACAACTTCAGAAAATCAAGGAGGAAACACAAGAGCAACTAGTAAAGCTCGCCTCATCTGAGGAGCTCCAGGAACTAAAAATACGGGTGTTCGGTAAGAAAGGAACACTGACATCGCTTCAAAAGCAAATGGGCGCCTTAAGTGCGGAGGAACGTCCCCTCATGGGGCAAATCATCAATGACGTGCGCAGTCAGCTTGAAAAAGCCTGTGAAGCGAAATTGAAAGAATTTGAAAAGCAGGAGCTTGAAATCCGGCTTCGAGAAGAACGGATCGATATCACCCTTCCGGGTTATTGCCTATCTCGAGGGCATCAACACCCATTAAGCAAGGTGATTGAAGAGATTGAAGATATTTTTATTGGTATGGGCTTTTCGATTGTCGAGGGACCGGAAATCGAAACAGATTATTACAATTTTGAGGCGTTGAATCTTCCGAAAGATCACCCGGCCAGAGATATGCAGGATACTTTTTTTATTACGGAAGATATATTATTACGTACTCAGACATCGCCAGTCCAGGTCCGGACAATGGAAAAGCTTGTACCCCAGCTTCCGGTAAAAATTATTGCACCTGGAAAGGTTTTTCGTAATGACGATGATGCCACGCACTCGCCGATGTTCCATCAGGTTGAAGGATTGCTCGTGGACAAGGGCGTCAGAATGTCGGATTTAAAAGGAATACTTCTCTATTTTTCCCGACAGATGTTTGGCGAATCAAGAGAAATCCGCCTTAGACCCAGCTTCTTCCCGTTTACAGAGCCAAGTGCCGAAGTGGATGTTTCCTGTATGTTATGTGGGGGTACAGGCTGCAGACTGTGTAAGGGCACCGGCTGGATCGAAATTCTAGGTTCGGGTATGGTCCATCCACGTGTCCTGGAAATGGGCGGTTATGACCCTAAAGAAGTGACTGGTTTTGCTTTTGGTATGGGGGTTGAGCGGATTGCTATGCTTAAATACGGGATTGAAGATATGCGGCTGCTCTATGACAATGATATTCGTTTCCTGAGCCAATTTTAA
- a CDS encoding cell division protein ZapA → MNPEENKVAVNILGEIHVIRGNGSEEYIKGLARDVDKRMNEISLKFPRLAAHQIGILTALNLADELARLKEEHKNLLDMLGDNGV, encoded by the coding sequence GTGAATCCTGAAGAAAACAAAGTCGCAGTCAATATTCTCGGCGAAATTCATGTCATACGCGGCAATGGATCTGAGGAATACATCAAGGGATTAGCGCGTGATGTTGATAAAAGAATGAATGAAATCTCCCTTAAGTTCCCTCGGCTGGCGGCGCATCAGATTGGTATACTGACAGCGTTGAATTTAGCAGATGAATTAGCCAGACTAAAGGAAGAACATAAAAACCTTCTGGATATGCTCGGAGACAATGGTGTATAG
- a CDS encoding PFL family protein, translating to MTLYKKNIFETIRMIEEEKLDIRTITMGISLLDCIDSFGEKARQRMYDKITKSAKNLVKVGNAIETEFGIPIINKRISVTPIAIIAAASEEDNYVEFARTLDKAAKEVGVNFIGGFSALVQKGFSNGDRILIDSIPQALTETERVCSSVNVANSKVGINMDAVKLMGKAIKDTAYLTRDRDSLGCAKLVVFANAVDDNPFMAGAFHGVGEPEVVVNVGVSGPGVVKCAMEKVKGEPLHVVAENIKKTAFKITRAGQLVGNEVSKRLGVPFGILDLSLAPTPEIGDSVARILEEMGLEACGAHGTTAALAMLNDAVKKGGIMASSSVGGLSGAFIPVSEDEGMINAVKCGALTFDKLEAMTSVCSVGLDMIAIPGDTPESTISAMIADEAAIGVINNKTTAVRVIPVYGKKVGDVAEFGGLLGYAPIMAVNSYSSEDFINRGGRIPAPIHSFKN from the coding sequence ATGACATTATACAAGAAAAATATATTTGAAACGATCCGGATGATCGAAGAGGAAAAGCTGGATATTCGGACCATAACCATGGGAATTTCCCTGCTTGATTGCATCGACTCTTTCGGCGAAAAAGCGCGTCAGCGTATGTACGATAAGATTACGAAATCAGCAAAAAATCTGGTAAAAGTAGGAAACGCCATTGAAACGGAATTCGGGATCCCGATTATCAATAAACGGATTTCTGTAACACCCATCGCAATCATTGCTGCCGCGAGTGAAGAGGATAATTATGTTGAATTTGCCAGAACACTCGATAAAGCTGCAAAAGAAGTCGGGGTCAACTTTATCGGAGGGTTCTCTGCACTTGTCCAAAAAGGATTTTCCAACGGTGACAGAATACTGATCGACTCTATACCACAAGCCCTAACCGAAACGGAAAGAGTCTGTTCATCTGTCAATGTGGCTAATTCAAAGGTTGGCATCAACATGGACGCTGTTAAACTGATGGGCAAAGCGATTAAGGATACCGCTTATCTAACCCGTGACCGGGATTCATTAGGCTGTGCCAAATTGGTTGTTTTTGCCAATGCAGTTGATGATAACCCTTTTATGGCCGGTGCATTCCATGGTGTTGGCGAACCTGAAGTCGTCGTTAACGTTGGCGTGAGCGGACCTGGAGTTGTAAAATGCGCAATGGAAAAGGTAAAGGGAGAACCACTGCATGTTGTCGCAGAGAATATCAAGAAGACCGCTTTTAAGATTACCAGAGCCGGACAGCTTGTTGGCAATGAAGTTTCCAAGCGACTGGGTGTCCCGTTTGGCATATTGGATCTTTCACTGGCACCGACACCGGAAATAGGCGATAGTGTCGCCCGTATTCTGGAAGAGATGGGACTGGAAGCCTGTGGGGCGCATGGCACGACAGCGGCCTTGGCGATGCTGAATGATGCCGTAAAGAAAGGCGGCATTATGGCCTCTTCGTCTGTTGGTGGACTAAGCGGCGCATTTATCCCCGTGAGTGAAGACGAAGGGATGATCAATGCGGTCAAGTGCGGCGCTCTCACATTTGATAAGCTTGAGGCCATGACAAGTGTTTGCTCCGTTGGTCTGGATATGATAGCTATTCCCGGTGATACGCCTGAGTCGACTATTTCTGCTATGATCGCCGATGAAGCGGCTATCGGAGTTATCAACAACAAAACAACAGCGGTCCGCGTCATTCCGGTATATGGGAAAAAGGTTGGCGATGTAGCAGAATTTGGAGGCCTTCTTGGATATGCACCTATTATGGCGGTCAATTCGTACAGTTCCGAAGATTTTATTAATCGAGGCGGACGGATACCCGCGCCTATCCATAGCTTCAAGAATTAA
- the pheT gene encoding phenylalanine--tRNA ligase subunit beta has protein sequence MRVSMEWLKNYLDIDLSAEELAETLTRGGIEVGGVEKLNKGFKDIVIGEICAIEPHPDAQKLQICQLNMGSTTLTIVTGASNILVGDKVPVAVPGAVLPGGKTIQTSDLRGVQSSGMLCSDKELEIEAVGDERSKGGILILPPDAPVGQSLEHYLALDDTVLELELYPNRPDCLAMVNVAREAGTLLGKKPNLPEWAHEEIPIWPEDTRQKVEIESSELSWRYSALLVDDVTIKPSPLWMQNRLRAAGVRPINNIVDITNYCMLEMGQPLHAFDRDKIQGTVRVRNAKQGETIVSLDGTERKLDSDMLVIADDNGPLAIAGVMGGLDSEVTDKTTRILFESAHFLGSSIRRTSRKLGLRSESSSRFEKGVNPYWAVPTLGRVAELLMELEAGIPMSFTEQVGPLPPKANISVSLARVNQVLGVAYTEQEVENVLEALNFTYEKLNNSVFRIEIPSYRQDLKIEEDIIEEVARIIGYDRIPTTLPQGSQTQGRRSPEQDFRKKLRNVLIRAGMNEVVSYSFTKKESDDMWGSEGRNIPIMNPLREELGVMRTSLLPGILEIASRNKARRNIDLLLFEIGNVYIPKELPLNGLPNEITRISGLAQGGTGRHWLGKPVKYDFFFVKGILAQIAEEFGIDLDYRRLSGGKYSDLLHPGRSAEIYISNAYVGFIGEIYPQLDEKWDLQRPVLFELDFNTVYRNATHTIIAKTFPRFPAIQRDLAVVVPEEVPAENIKQRVMQLGGDTLKEVEIFDVYQGSPVPAGHKSLALTMRYQSPERTLTDEEVNTYNSEILAGIQQEFGAQWRK, from the coding sequence ATGCGTGTAAGTATGGAATGGTTAAAAAACTATCTTGATATTGACCTGAGTGCGGAAGAACTGGCGGAAACCCTGACCAGGGGCGGCATCGAGGTTGGAGGGGTAGAGAAACTCAATAAAGGGTTTAAAGATATAGTGATCGGTGAAATCTGCGCGATCGAACCGCATCCAGACGCGCAAAAGCTGCAAATTTGCCAGCTCAATATGGGGAGCACCACCTTAACGATTGTGACAGGTGCTTCCAATATCTTGGTCGGGGATAAAGTTCCTGTAGCTGTTCCGGGAGCAGTACTACCCGGTGGTAAAACGATTCAGACGAGTGATTTGCGCGGGGTACAGTCATCTGGCATGCTGTGTTCGGATAAGGAACTGGAGATTGAAGCGGTTGGCGATGAGCGCAGTAAAGGCGGTATTCTGATCCTGCCGCCGGATGCCCCGGTGGGCCAATCATTGGAACACTATCTTGCCCTGGATGACACTGTCCTGGAGCTGGAGTTATACCCTAACCGGCCGGATTGTCTGGCTATGGTCAACGTTGCGCGTGAGGCCGGGACACTTTTGGGCAAGAAGCCTAATCTGCCGGAATGGGCGCATGAAGAAATACCGATTTGGCCGGAGGATACCCGACAGAAGGTTGAAATAGAGAGTTCGGAACTCTCATGGCGCTATTCAGCACTTCTAGTCGATGATGTGACGATAAAGCCGTCGCCTTTGTGGATGCAGAACAGATTGAGGGCTGCCGGAGTAAGACCGATTAATAATATTGTCGACATTACGAACTATTGTATGTTAGAAATGGGTCAGCCGCTGCATGCTTTTGATCGCGACAAAATTCAAGGTACTGTTCGCGTCCGCAATGCGAAGCAAGGTGAAACCATTGTCAGCCTTGATGGCACGGAAAGAAAACTGGACAGCGATATGCTTGTCATTGCCGATGATAATGGCCCTTTAGCAATAGCCGGGGTCATGGGCGGTCTGGATAGCGAGGTAACAGATAAAACTACCCGGATTCTTTTTGAGTCTGCCCATTTTCTTGGTTCCAGTATCCGTCGAACCAGCCGAAAACTTGGGCTGCGTTCAGAATCATCAAGTCGTTTTGAAAAAGGCGTTAACCCCTACTGGGCTGTGCCGACGCTGGGCAGAGTTGCTGAATTGCTGATGGAACTCGAAGCCGGTATACCAATGTCTTTTACCGAACAAGTAGGCCCACTGCCGCCGAAAGCCAATATATCGGTGTCTTTAGCAAGGGTTAACCAGGTTTTAGGTGTCGCTTATACGGAACAGGAAGTGGAGAATGTCCTCGAAGCCTTGAACTTTACCTATGAGAAACTTAACAACAGTGTATTCCGTATAGAAATTCCATCTTACAGACAAGACTTAAAGATTGAAGAAGATATTATTGAAGAAGTTGCTCGTATTATCGGGTATGATCGAATACCCACCACCTTGCCACAGGGAAGTCAGACTCAAGGCCGCAGAAGCCCAGAGCAGGATTTTCGTAAAAAATTACGTAATGTACTGATCAGGGCGGGGATGAATGAAGTCGTATCCTACTCCTTTACGAAAAAAGAATCCGATGATATGTGGGGGAGTGAGGGTCGTAATATCCCTATAATGAATCCCTTAAGGGAAGAACTGGGCGTAATGCGGACATCCCTTCTCCCTGGGATACTTGAGATTGCATCAAGAAATAAAGCCAGACGCAACATCGATCTTCTGCTTTTTGAAATAGGAAATGTCTATATTCCGAAGGAATTACCTTTAAATGGACTTCCAAATGAGATCACTCGCATCTCCGGTTTGGCTCAGGGGGGAACGGGTCGTCATTGGCTGGGTAAACCGGTCAAATATGACTTCTTTTTTGTTAAAGGAATATTGGCTCAAATTGCAGAAGAATTTGGTATTGACCTCGATTATCGCCGCTTAAGCGGGGGCAAGTATTCCGACCTGCTTCACCCAGGGCGATCAGCTGAGATCTATATCAGCAATGCCTACGTGGGATTTATTGGAGAAATTTATCCTCAACTTGATGAGAAATGGGACCTTCAACGCCCGGTCCTTTTTGAGCTGGATTTCAACACCGTATATCGGAATGCCACACACACAATCATTGCGAAGACGTTTCCACGTTTTCCCGCCATTCAGCGTGATTTGGCTGTTGTGGTACCGGAAGAGGTTCCTGCTGAAAATATCAAGCAGAGAGTCATGCAGCTTGGTGGCGACACGCTTAAAGAAGTGGAAATCTTTGACGTTTATCAAGGCAGTCCTGTACCTGCGGGCCATAAAAGTCTGGCCTTGACCATGCGCTATCAGTCACCGGAACGAACACTGACTGATGAGGAAGTGAATACCTACAATTCCGAGATCCTAGCCGGCATACAGCAGGAATTTGGGGCGCAATGGCGAAAATAG
- a CDS encoding alkaline phosphatase family protein, which yields MHLTMVFVDGFGLGEEQDNPIVLSDTPYFDGLLGGNFLWGKNRQITYRNTKLFALDPTLGVEGTPQSATGQTSLWTGINAARCIGRHLQAYPNTELKQIIKENSIFKQLVAQGQKATFANAYTRSYDEMIASGKARHSASTLCTLAGGLRLRQKEDLIAGRAIYQDITNEILFTKYMETGVPQIKPFAAGQNLAAISREHDFTLFEYFQTDIRGHKRNMTEAIKAIEILDEFIGGFLSAVKSDFSKEKMALIITSDHGNIEDLTTSSHTLNKVPALCWSNFFMEWPDLKDITDVTPAILDILYTQDHYDSNKQAM from the coding sequence ATGCATCTCACCATGGTTTTTGTGGATGGTTTTGGATTAGGTGAAGAACAGGATAATCCCATTGTTCTGTCGGATACCCCTTATTTCGATGGATTGCTTGGCGGGAATTTTCTATGGGGAAAAAACAGGCAGATCACGTATCGTAATACAAAGCTATTCGCTTTAGACCCTACTCTTGGAGTGGAAGGGACACCCCAAAGCGCGACAGGGCAGACTTCCTTATGGACGGGGATCAACGCAGCCCGGTGCATTGGTCGTCATCTTCAAGCCTATCCGAATACGGAATTGAAGCAAATAATCAAAGAGAACAGTATTTTTAAACAGCTTGTTGCCCAGGGACAAAAGGCTACTTTTGCCAACGCATATACGCGGAGTTACGATGAGATGATTGCATCCGGGAAGGCGCGACATTCTGCGTCGACGTTATGCACGCTGGCTGGGGGGCTAAGACTGCGGCAAAAAGAAGATCTTATAGCAGGCCGGGCAATTTATCAAGATATTACCAACGAGATACTCTTTACGAAGTATATGGAGACTGGCGTGCCACAAATCAAACCGTTTGCTGCAGGCCAAAACCTGGCAGCTATCAGTCGAGAGCACGATTTTACTCTGTTTGAATATTTTCAGACGGATATTCGCGGACATAAGCGGAATATGACGGAAGCAATTAAAGCCATTGAGATTTTGGACGAATTTATTGGCGGTTTTTTGTCAGCAGTTAAGTCGGATTTTTCAAAAGAGAAGATGGCCTTAATTATAACCAGTGACCATGGCAATATTGAGGATCTTACAACGTCATCACATACTCTGAACAAAGTGCCTGCCTTGTGCTGGTCAAATTTCTTCATGGAATGGCCAGATTTGAAAGATATCACGGATGTGACGCCTGCAATCTTGGATATTCTATATACACAGGATCACTATGACAGTAATAAGCAGGCAATGTAA
- the rplT gene encoding 50S ribosomal protein L20 has translation MARVKRGVRAHARHKKILKLARGYRGRKSKLFKMAKQQVVKSMAYAFAHRKQRRRDFRKLWITRINAAARMNNITYNRLMYGLKLAEININRKMLADLAVNDSAAFAKLAEIAKAKLNDSGAKAQANA, from the coding sequence ATGGCCCGTGTAAAAAGAGGCGTTAGAGCGCATGCTCGCCATAAAAAGATACTCAAGTTAGCCAGAGGCTATAGAGGCCGTAAGAGCAAACTTTTTAAAATGGCAAAACAGCAGGTCGTCAAATCAATGGCCTACGCATTTGCCCACCGTAAACAAAGAAGACGTGATTTCCGCAAACTCTGGATCACCCGGATCAATGCGGCTGCCAGAATGAACAATATTACCTACAATCGCTTAATGTACGGATTAAAATTGGCAGAAATCAATATTAACCGCAAGATGTTGGCTGATTTGGCAGTAAATGATTCTGCAGCGTTTGCTAAGCTTGCTGAAATTGCGAAAGCAAAACTGAATGATTCCGGAGCAAAAGCCCAAGCTAACGCGTAA
- a CDS encoding TrmH family RNA methyltransferase, translating into MITSLQNEQVKHVVSLHEKKGRNEFGEFLVEGKRFVQEALLRKAIIRKIYYCADSDATNNELMITIPQLIQEAEKQHTHYEEVSETVMRKMSATEEPQGIVAIVRKPIFDWQDIRIEENTILLVIDGIQDPGNLGTILRTALAADVTQIILTKKTVDVYNPKVLRSSMGSIFSQTIILNKTPQEVGNICRSNQCTMVVSAMDGSSIYRSDIRKDYPLALIIGNEAIGPDAFFTEKADKKYAIPMFNHVESLNASMAAGIFLYEMRRQGQFL; encoded by the coding sequence ATGATTACGTCTTTACAAAATGAACAGGTAAAGCATGTCGTATCCTTGCATGAAAAAAAGGGACGCAACGAGTTTGGCGAATTTCTTGTTGAAGGCAAACGTTTTGTGCAAGAGGCACTCCTAAGAAAAGCGATTATCCGGAAAATATATTATTGTGCCGATTCTGACGCCACCAATAATGAGTTAATGATTACTATTCCGCAACTCATACAGGAAGCAGAAAAACAGCATACGCATTATGAAGAGGTATCGGAAACAGTTATGCGCAAAATGAGTGCAACCGAAGAGCCTCAAGGTATTGTAGCCATAGTTAGGAAACCAATATTTGACTGGCAGGATATCCGGATTGAAGAAAACACGATCCTGCTTGTAATTGATGGTATACAAGATCCCGGGAATCTAGGTACTATTCTCCGAACAGCGCTTGCGGCTGATGTAACCCAAATTATCCTGACAAAGAAAACCGTTGATGTATATAATCCCAAGGTACTCAGAAGCAGTATGGGATCGATATTTTCTCAAACGATTATCTTGAATAAAACACCACAGGAAGTGGGAAATATTTGCAGGTCCAATCAATGCACCATGGTAGTTTCAGCTATGGACGGTTCTTCCATCTATCGCTCAGATATCCGGAAGGATTATCCACTGGCACTCATTATCGGAAACGAAGCCATTGGCCCCGACGCTTTTTTCACTGAAAAGGCCGATAAGAAATATGCGATCCCCATGTTTAACCATGTAGAGTCACTTAATGCTTCAATGGCTGCCGGAATTTTCCTATATGAAATGCGCCGGCAGGGTCAATTCTTGTAA